Proteins encoded together in one Thermococcus celericrescens window:
- a CDS encoding replication/maintenance protein RepL, which yields MEHDKAIEELEKFFSLVNNKLSTKKKLKAGLQILEELHLNGGRVNSWIMGNEIIPKIAEEQSISAPTVYRALNDLIELGIIARTAKGGYTLSPTFRKRVYRLYKQLGYLV from the coding sequence ATGGAACACGATAAGGCGATAGAAGAACTCGAAAAATTCTTCTCCCTTGTTAACAACAAACTTAGCACAAAAAAGAAGTTAAAGGCGGGATTGCAGATACTGGAAGAACTACATCTAAATGGGGGCAGGGTAAATTCTTGGATAATGGGAAATGAAATTATCCCCAAAATCGCTGAGGAACAAAGTATTAGTGCTCCAACAGTTTATCGGGCCCTTAATGACCTTATCGAACTGGGGATCATTGCGAGAACTGCAAAAGGAGGATACACGCTTTCTCCAACATTCAGAAAGCGAGTTTATCGACTTTACAAACAGCTGGGATATTTAGTTTAA